The following are encoded in a window of Cervus canadensis isolate Bull #8, Minnesota chromosome 11, ASM1932006v1, whole genome shotgun sequence genomic DNA:
- the LOC122449925 gene encoding olfactory receptor 52E4-like, which translates to MTFFNNSHLFPHTFFLAGIPGLTAVHIWISLPFCFMFFLAVTGNGVLLFLIQTEHSLHQPMFLFLAMLSFVDLVLSLSTLPKMLAIFWFGATAISSYSCLFQMFFIHAFSAMESGVLVAMALDRFVAICNPLRYAAILTPVVVAQIGGLVVLRGVGLTISFPSLAYRLPYCGSHTIAYTYCEHMVVVKLACGATTVDNLYAFAVAIFLGAGDVAFIAYSYGQIVRTMIHLPSSEARAKAGSTCTAHVCVILFFYGPGFLSVIMQRFGQPTASAAKVILANLYLLFPPALDPIVYGVKTKQIRECLCKILSLNQIDPT; encoded by the coding sequence ATGACTTTTTTCAATAATTCTCATCTCTTCCCACATACTTTCTTCTTGGCTGGCATCCCAGGACTGACTGCTGTCCACATTTGGATCTCACTTCCCTTTTGCTTCATGTTCTTCCTGGCAGTGACTGGGAATGGTGTGCTGCTTTTTCTCATCCAGACAGAACACAGTCTTCACCAgcccatgtttttatttcttgccaTGCTCTCCTTTGTTGacctggttctctctctctccactctgcCCAAGATGCTGGCCATTTTCTGGTTTGGTGCTACAGCCATCAGCTCCTATTCCTGTCTTTTCCAGATGTTCTTCATCCATGCCTTCTCTGCCATGGAATCAGGAGTGCTGGTGGCCATGGCCCTGGACCGCTTTGTGGCCATCTGTAACCCACTACGTTATGCAGCCATTCTCACCCCGGTAGTTGTTGCCCAGATTGGAGGCCTGGTGGTGCTTCGGGGTGTGGGTTTGACCATCTCCTTTCCAAGCCTGGCCTATCGGCTGCCCTACTGTGGCTCCCACACAATTGCCTACACCTACTGTGAGCATATGGTGGTGGTGAAACTGGCCTGTGGGGCCACCACCGTGGATAACCTCTATGCCTTTGCTGTGGCGATCTTTCTTGGTGCTGGGGATGTGGCCTTTATTGCCTACTCTTATGGGCAGATTGTGAGGACCATGATTCATTTGCCTTCATCTGAGGCACGTGCTAAAGCAGGCAGCACATGTACAGCTCACGTCTGtgtcattctctttttctatggACCGGGCTTTCTTTCTGTAATCATGCAGCGCTTTGGCCAACCCACAGCCTCTGCTGCCAAAGTCATCCTTGCCAATCTCTACTTGCTCTTTCCCCCTGCACTGGACCCCATTGTCTATGGAGTCAAGACCAAGCAGATCCGGGAGTGCCTGTGTAAAATTCTAAGTCTCAACCAGATTGATCCCACCTGA
- the LOC122449924 gene encoding LOW QUALITY PROTEIN: olfactory receptor 52L1-like (The sequence of the model RefSeq protein was modified relative to this genomic sequence to represent the inferred CDS: deleted 2 bases in 1 codon), giving the protein MILVFFASSLPKPFMTTLRNSSWRLIQPSFFLIGIPGLEESQHWIALLLCVLYLLALLGNVTILLTIWTDPSLHQPMYLFLAMLSGIDLVLASSTAPKTLAVLLVHAHEIGYTVCLIQMFFIHAFSSMESGVLVAMALDRYVAICHPLHHSTILHPRVIGRIGMAVLVRGLLLLLPFPILLRRLVFCQATVIGHAYCEHMAVVKLACSESTVNRAYGLAVALLVVGLDVLAVGVSYALILQAVLKVPGGEARLKAFSTCGSHICVILVFYVPGMFSFLTHRFGQQVPHHVHVLLATLYLLVPPALNPLVYGVKTQQIRQRVLRVFDIKGQI; this is encoded by the exons atgattttggttttttttgcctCTTCCCTTCCCAAGCCATTT ATGACAACCCTGAGGAATTCCAGCTGGAGGCTGATCCAGCCATCCTTCTTCCTGATCGGCATCCCAGGTTTAGAGGAAAGCCAGCACTGGATAGCACTCCTGCTGTGTGTCCTTTACCTTCTTGCCCTCCTGGGCAATGTCACCATCCTCCTCACCATCTGGACTGACCCATCCTTGCACCAGCCTATGTACCTCTTTCTGGCCATGCTCTCTGGCATTGACCTGGTCCTAGCCTCCTCCACTGCACCCAAAACCCTTGCAGTGCTCCTGGTTCACGCCCATGAGATTGGGTACACCGTCTGTCTGATCCAGATGTTCTTCATCCACGCGTTCTCTTCCATGGAGTCGGGTGTACTTGTGGCCATGGCTCTGGATCGCTATGTAGCCATTTGTCACCCTCTGCACCATTCTACCATCCTGCATCCCAGGGTCATAGGGCGCATTGGGATGGCGGTGCTGGTGCGGGGGctactcctcctcctccccttccccatcttGTTGAGGAGACTTGTCTTCTGCCAGGCCACCGTCATAGGCCATGCCTACTGTGAACACATGGCCGTGGTAAAACTCGCCTGCTCAGAAAGCACAGTGAACCGAGCCTATGGGCTGGCGGTGGCACTGCTTGTGGTTGGCCTAGATGTCCTGGCCGTTGGCGTTTCCTATGCCCTCATCCTGCAGGCAGTGCTGAAGGTACCAGGGGGTGAGGCCCGGCTTAAGGCCTTTAGCACATGTGGATCTCATATTTGTGTCATCCTGGTCTTCTACGTGCCTGGAATGTTCTCTTTCCTCACTCACCGCTTTGGCCAGCAGGTGCCCCATCACGTCCATGTTCTTCTGGCCACACTCTACCTCCTGGTGCCACCTGCACTCAATCCTCTGGTCTATGGGGTGAAGACTCAGCAGATCCGCCAGCGAGTACTCAGGGTGTTTGACATAAAAGGACAGATCTGA